The following coding sequences lie in one Alicyclobacillus curvatus genomic window:
- the proB gene encoding glutamate 5-kinase, producing MVVKIGSSSITDEDGRLSVEKLERIVRQIAVIQTSGMWQVVLVSSGAVAAGLGKLGWRRWNITMPEKQAAASVGQGLLMHTYEQLFHSHGIAIGQVLLTKSDIEDRSRFVHVRNTLMTLLRHGIVPVVNENDTVAVDEIRFGDNDTLAGLVALVTEAEELILLTDIDGLYTGNPSTDPSAVRLSDVFEITREMEGWASGAGSSVGTGGMRTKIAAAKIAVAGGCNVVVAAAAEAEVLQKIVAGQHASIGTRFHAKSVPVSLRKAWLMHGSRSEGKVSIDAGAVQALTENAASLLLPGVTGVAGEFREGATVDLVGPDGEMVARGIVSFAARDLHLLLARQQSGEKLHDLQEVVHRNDMAFQA from the coding sequence ATGGTCGTCAAAATCGGATCGAGCTCAATCACCGATGAAGATGGTCGGCTGTCGGTGGAGAAACTTGAGCGCATCGTCCGGCAAATTGCCGTGATTCAAACTTCGGGCATGTGGCAGGTGGTGCTCGTGTCATCCGGCGCGGTGGCGGCAGGGCTTGGTAAACTTGGTTGGCGCAGATGGAACATCACGATGCCAGAAAAGCAAGCCGCGGCGTCCGTGGGACAAGGACTTCTCATGCACACGTATGAACAGCTCTTTCACAGCCACGGTATCGCGATTGGACAGGTATTGTTGACGAAGTCCGATATTGAGGACAGGTCGCGTTTCGTCCACGTCCGGAACACGCTGATGACCCTCCTTCGCCACGGCATTGTCCCGGTTGTCAATGAAAACGATACGGTGGCGGTTGACGAGATCCGGTTTGGTGACAACGATACGCTCGCGGGACTCGTGGCGCTTGTTACAGAGGCAGAGGAACTCATCCTCCTCACGGATATTGACGGGCTCTACACGGGCAACCCGAGCACAGACCCGTCCGCGGTGCGGCTTTCGGACGTGTTCGAAATAACCCGCGAGATGGAAGGCTGGGCGTCTGGTGCGGGAAGCAGTGTCGGAACAGGCGGCATGCGGACCAAGATTGCCGCGGCTAAAATCGCCGTCGCAGGGGGCTGCAATGTCGTAGTTGCCGCTGCCGCTGAAGCTGAGGTGCTGCAAAAGATTGTGGCGGGGCAGCATGCATCGATAGGCACTCGTTTTCATGCAAAGTCTGTCCCCGTGTCGCTGCGTAAGGCGTGGTTGATGCACGGATCGAGATCGGAAGGAAAAGTCTCCATCGACGCTGGGGCAGTTCAGGCGCTCACAGAAAATGCTGCGAGCCTGCTGCTTCCAGGTGTGACTGGCGTCGCGGGAGAATTTCGTGAGGGAGCGACGGTGGATTTGGTGGGCCCTGACGGTGAAATGGTCGCGCGCGGCATCGTCAGCTTTGCAGCGAGGGACCTCCACCTACTCTTGGCTCGGCAACAAAGCGGAGAAAAATTGCACGACCTCCAGGAAGTCGTCCATCGCAACGATATGGCGTTTCAAGCCTAG
- a CDS encoding glutamate-5-semialdehyde dehydrogenase produces MKDLEQAAGLREHVYAKLYAAKASSTVLGLAPAQTKNAALEQMAQALWRNRETILVANQQDVFEAQAQDATDARVDRLRLTEERIMQMMEGLRQLIQQADPVGDVLETTRRPNGLEISKIRVPMGVIAMVYEARPNVTVDAAGLAIKTGNAIVLRGGREALQSNRALVAALHEALAAAHLPVDALQLIERMEHEAVDILIKARGLVNLAIPRGGAGLIQRVVEGARVPVIETGVGNCHVYVDAAADVDKAIPIVQNAKVQRPSVCNAMETLLVHEAVASAFLPPMVERLLADGVRIHACPRTLAVLRQTGVMPATLGASASADGENQTGSQAGSQAGTQAGTQAGTQAGTQAGAGIRIIASITEASEVDFETEYLALDVAVKMVDNLDEAMSHIARYGTEHSEVIVTEDPEAANLFLSTVDAAVVYHNASTRFTDGFEFGYGAEIGISTQKLHARGPMGLRELTTYKFVVRGDGQVRE; encoded by the coding sequence ATGAAAGACTTGGAGCAGGCGGCTGGGTTGCGCGAGCATGTGTACGCGAAGTTGTATGCTGCGAAAGCCAGTTCTACTGTACTTGGCCTTGCACCGGCGCAAACAAAGAATGCGGCGCTTGAACAGATGGCCCAGGCTCTCTGGCGAAACCGAGAGACCATTCTAGTGGCAAACCAGCAGGACGTCTTCGAGGCACAGGCGCAGGATGCTACGGATGCACGCGTGGACCGTTTGAGGTTAACGGAAGAGCGCATCATGCAGATGATGGAGGGACTACGTCAGTTGATTCAACAGGCCGATCCCGTTGGCGATGTCCTCGAAACCACTCGTCGTCCAAATGGACTCGAGATTTCAAAGATACGCGTACCCATGGGCGTGATTGCAATGGTCTATGAGGCACGGCCCAATGTCACGGTGGACGCTGCGGGACTCGCCATCAAAACTGGCAATGCAATCGTGCTGCGCGGTGGACGAGAGGCCTTGCAGTCAAACCGAGCCCTTGTTGCTGCGTTGCATGAAGCGCTAGCAGCCGCTCATCTACCCGTGGATGCGCTGCAGTTGATTGAACGGATGGAGCATGAAGCGGTGGACATTCTCATAAAGGCGCGTGGCCTGGTCAATTTGGCTATTCCCCGCGGTGGCGCCGGACTCATCCAACGGGTCGTGGAAGGAGCCCGAGTGCCGGTCATCGAGACTGGCGTCGGGAACTGCCACGTTTACGTAGACGCCGCTGCCGATGTGGATAAGGCCATTCCCATTGTCCAAAACGCCAAAGTGCAGCGTCCATCTGTCTGCAACGCGATGGAGACATTGCTCGTCCATGAGGCGGTGGCGAGTGCGTTCTTGCCACCAATGGTAGAGCGTCTGTTAGCAGATGGCGTCCGTATTCACGCCTGCCCGCGCACGCTTGCTGTGCTGCGTCAGACCGGGGTGATGCCTGCCACGCTTGGCGCGTCAGCTTCTGCTGACGGAGAGAACCAGACTGGCAGCCAAGCTGGCAGCCAAGCTGGCACCCAAGCTGGCACCCAAGCTGGCACCCAAGCAGGCACCCAAGCAGGAGCAGGAATCCGCATTATTGCAAGCATCACGGAGGCCTCCGAGGTCGACTTTGAAACGGAGTACCTTGCTCTTGATGTGGCGGTGAAGATGGTTGACAACCTCGATGAGGCGATGAGCCATATCGCGCGATATGGTACCGAGCACTCGGAAGTTATCGTCACAGAGGACCCTGAAGCTGCAAACCTGTTTCTCTCGACGGTGGATGCAGCCGTTGTTTACCACAATGCTTCGACCCGGTTTACGGACGGCTTTGAGTTTGGGTATGGCGCGGAGATTGGAATATCGACGCAAAAGCTGCATGCACGTGGTCCGATGGGGTTGCGCGAATTAACGACGTACAAGTTTGTCGTACGCGGGGACGGCCAAGTGCGCGAATAA
- a CDS encoding AEC family transporter, with product MTHYLSTMSTVVVPIIIVCVIGIVMQRIRPVETASLASISLFVLAPALVIVVLSDSHLNGQNVIQIALFTLLQGAMTWLVAKFTAKLFRMKGSSESALALTTMFSNSNNYGLPVLLLAYGHTGLVNGATYVIGQIIIVNTVGLYVASRSQVSPKDAFAQVMKAPLIYAVIVGVVLYFAHLHLPSSIGNGLSLLSNAYPGLVLLILGMQLGRIKSWIVRSKEVWIAVVLRVAIVPLLSEAAILILHIHGILAAILLVQSSMPAAVNAIILASKYGSDEEMVTLTVALTTIISFVTLPALIALA from the coding sequence ATGACGCATTATTTGAGTACTATGTCGACGGTTGTCGTTCCAATCATCATTGTCTGCGTCATTGGCATCGTCATGCAGAGAATTAGACCTGTTGAAACGGCAAGTCTCGCCAGCATCAGCTTATTCGTCCTAGCCCCGGCACTAGTCATTGTCGTGTTGTCTGATTCTCATTTGAATGGGCAAAATGTCATCCAAATCGCCCTGTTCACGCTGCTTCAAGGCGCCATGACCTGGTTGGTTGCAAAGTTCACAGCCAAGTTGTTTCGCATGAAGGGCAGCAGTGAATCGGCGTTGGCACTGACAACCATGTTCTCCAACTCAAACAATTACGGCCTGCCAGTCCTTTTGCTTGCCTACGGGCATACAGGGTTGGTGAACGGGGCGACATACGTCATTGGTCAGATCATTATCGTGAATACTGTCGGACTGTATGTTGCTTCGCGGTCTCAAGTTTCGCCAAAAGACGCCTTCGCACAGGTGATGAAGGCGCCGCTGATTTACGCAGTCATCGTCGGTGTAGTCTTGTATTTTGCTCACTTGCATCTGCCGAGTTCAATCGGCAACGGTCTATCTCTCTTAAGCAACGCCTACCCAGGTCTCGTTTTACTCATCCTTGGCATGCAGTTAGGACGGATTAAGTCCTGGATTGTCAGGAGTAAGGAAGTCTGGATTGCGGTCGTCCTCCGCGTGGCCATTGTCCCTTTGCTTTCAGAAGCTGCCATCCTGATTCTTCATATTCATGGAATTCTTGCTGCCATTTTACTTGTACAATCGAGCATGCCAGCAGCCGTGAATGCGATTATCCTTGCCAGCAAATACGGGAGTGACGAGGAGATGGTGACGTTGACCGTGGCACTTACCACCATCATCAGCTTCGTGACGCTGCCGGCGCTCATCGCTCTCGCATGA
- a CDS encoding amino acid permease: MEENLKKVLRTPEVLLIGVNGVVGGGIFLLPGTVAKLAGNGAVWAYLIAGIIAILIGLSFAEASSMFTKTGGAMVYTEAAMGKTASFTVGWMSWLTYVAGWAALSNGFFSYLLSLFPGLAPYRSVVIIVVIGLLCILNTFGVKKGSGTIVFFSIAKLIPLLLLIIIGLGHFTSSTATASGLGAMGGHFGQAVLVLIFAYGGFEMAAIPTGEMVNPRKTVSVAVIGTLIGVTLFYMLIQVAATHLDPAIATAKAPLASAGKAMFAGGMTVMTIGAVLSIFGTKSGVALAAPRQLYALGRDGGLPQVISAIHPSQQTPVVAIWVTGIVVMIAATTGTFSSLVLLNVAARVYEYLAVCVSVILLRFTARDSERPFRLPFGIVLPSIAALLCVWLLAQEGGKQLGAALLALIIGLILYALTRLFLTRQPA, encoded by the coding sequence ATGGAAGAGAATCTAAAGAAGGTCCTGCGGACTCCCGAGGTGTTGTTAATCGGCGTGAATGGAGTCGTCGGCGGGGGGATTTTTTTATTGCCTGGAACGGTCGCAAAATTGGCCGGCAATGGCGCCGTCTGGGCGTATCTCATTGCAGGTATCATCGCCATCTTGATTGGACTGTCCTTCGCTGAGGCGAGCAGTATGTTCACAAAAACCGGTGGCGCGATGGTCTATACAGAAGCAGCGATGGGGAAAACGGCTTCCTTCACTGTCGGCTGGATGAGTTGGCTGACCTATGTGGCAGGTTGGGCAGCCTTGTCAAACGGATTTTTCAGTTATCTCTTATCATTATTTCCGGGTCTTGCACCCTACCGGTCTGTTGTTATCATTGTGGTTATAGGACTACTTTGTATTCTTAATACATTTGGTGTGAAAAAGGGTTCAGGGACCATTGTCTTTTTTTCCATCGCGAAACTCATCCCGCTTCTGTTGCTCATCATCATTGGGCTTGGGCACTTCACCTCTTCGACCGCAACCGCATCCGGTCTAGGAGCAATGGGCGGACATTTCGGTCAGGCTGTACTGGTGCTCATCTTTGCCTATGGGGGCTTTGAAATGGCGGCCATTCCCACGGGTGAGATGGTCAACCCGCGAAAAACGGTGTCAGTGGCTGTGATTGGGACGCTGATTGGCGTCACATTGTTCTACATGTTGATTCAGGTGGCGGCTACACATCTAGATCCGGCGATTGCCACCGCCAAAGCACCACTAGCCAGCGCGGGTAAGGCAATGTTTGCCGGTGGGATGACCGTCATGACCATCGGTGCCGTTCTCTCTATTTTTGGCACGAAGAGCGGCGTTGCGCTCGCTGCCCCCCGGCAATTGTACGCACTCGGTCGGGACGGCGGATTGCCACAGGTCATCAGCGCCATCCATCCAAGTCAGCAGACCCCGGTCGTGGCCATTTGGGTGACTGGGATTGTCGTGATGATAGCAGCCACGACAGGCACATTCAGTTCCCTGGTTCTCCTGAATGTCGCGGCTCGTGTCTACGAATACCTCGCGGTTTGCGTGTCTGTCATCTTACTGCGTTTTACGGCCCGGGATTCGGAACGACCGTTTCGCTTGCCTTTTGGCATCGTCTTACCCTCGATTGCAGCGTTGCTCTGCGTCTGGTTGCTCGCGCAGGAGGGTGGAAAGCAGTTGGGGGCCGCACTTTTGGCGCTCATCATCGGCCTCATCTTGTATGCATTGACGCGACTATTCCTGACTCGTCAACCTGCCTAA
- a CDS encoding glycerate kinase, whose protein sequence is MKIVIAPDSFKGSLSAPEVCEWVARALLDTIPDADVVSVPMADGGEGTLEALVKATLGRTVPIRVPGPLREEVDSKYGVLGDGKTVVIELANIAGLPMVPEAQRDPFQTSTQGVGTALRMAMDAGYRDFIVGIGGSATNDGGMGFLHALGATFLDDTGRSVAPIGGELNRVRQVDMSCLDSRLRDCRIAVASDVENPLCGPRGASAVFGPQKGATPEQVRALDDGLHNFAGLVESHLHQSFQHQPGAGAAGGMGFALLAIGASIQSGARLVADAALLSNHLTGADFVITGEGRTDEQTLYGKVPFVVAQLGRQCGVKSILLSGSLGHNLVRRPETYVAREQSDSTVQDTENEMFRLEEMFISLHSIVSRPMSVVEAMEDAKSLLYFCARNVAALLALAKI, encoded by the coding sequence GTGAAGATTGTCATTGCGCCTGATTCATTCAAGGGAAGTCTGTCTGCTCCGGAGGTCTGTGAATGGGTGGCTCGTGCCCTTCTGGACACGATTCCCGACGCGGATGTCGTCTCCGTACCGATGGCAGACGGGGGCGAGGGTACACTCGAAGCGTTGGTTAAGGCAACGTTGGGTCGGACTGTACCCATTCGAGTGCCTGGTCCTCTGCGGGAAGAAGTAGACAGCAAATACGGTGTGCTCGGCGATGGGAAGACCGTGGTCATTGAGCTTGCCAATATCGCCGGCCTGCCGATGGTCCCTGAAGCCCAGCGCGATCCGTTTCAAACCTCGACACAAGGGGTTGGCACTGCCCTGCGCATGGCCATGGATGCGGGTTATCGCGACTTCATCGTTGGCATTGGCGGCAGCGCCACCAACGACGGAGGCATGGGATTTCTACACGCACTCGGCGCGACGTTTCTTGATGACACAGGACGCTCGGTTGCACCAATCGGAGGCGAGCTCAACCGTGTGCGGCAAGTCGACATGAGCTGCCTCGACAGCCGACTCCGTGATTGCCGAATCGCGGTGGCAAGCGACGTGGAAAACCCACTCTGTGGTCCTCGCGGAGCTTCTGCGGTGTTTGGACCCCAAAAGGGCGCTACACCCGAACAAGTGCGTGCACTCGACGATGGGCTTCACAACTTTGCGGGCCTTGTTGAATCGCATCTCCATCAATCCTTTCAACATCAACCCGGTGCCGGAGCTGCAGGGGGGATGGGTTTCGCCCTGTTGGCAATCGGCGCGAGTATCCAGTCAGGGGCTAGACTCGTGGCCGACGCCGCTCTTCTTAGCAATCACCTTACGGGGGCGGATTTTGTCATCACTGGTGAAGGCAGGACCGATGAACAGACGCTTTACGGAAAAGTGCCGTTTGTGGTGGCCCAGTTGGGACGACAATGCGGAGTGAAATCGATTCTTTTGTCAGGGAGCCTTGGTCACAATTTGGTACGCCGTCCCGAAACTTATGTAGCAAGAGAGCAATCAGATTCAACAGTTCAGGACACGGAAAACGAGATGTTTCGTCTCGAAGAGATGTTTATCAGTTTGCACTCGATTGTTTCCAGACCGATGTCGGTCGTTGAAGCTATGGAGGATGCAAAGTCGCTTTTGTATTTCTGCGCTCGAAATGTCGCTGCTCTATTAGCGCTTGCGAAAATTTGA
- the galU gene encoding UTP--glucose-1-phosphate uridylyltransferase GalU — MGEYRVRKAVIPAAGLGTRFLPATKAMPKEMLPIVDKPTIQYIIEEAVEAGIEDIIIVTGKGKRAIEDHFDSSVELEELLLSKQKYGLLEDIRSISDLANIHYIRQPRPLGLGHAIWCARRFIGDEPFAVLLGDDIVRNGAPSLRKMTELCQESHGSILGVRDVPLEQVSRYGIVAGTPSKSGTIHVNDLVEKPAPKDAPSTMAIIGRYVLTPEIFDYLEKGKIGVGGEIQLTDALVELNQAQPMLAYRYGGDRFDVGEKFGFIEATLEFALEKPELRDQVLQLMEDLLHRTKVTR; from the coding sequence ATGGGAGAGTATCGGGTTCGTAAAGCAGTCATTCCTGCAGCTGGCCTCGGGACTAGGTTCTTGCCTGCCACCAAGGCGATGCCAAAAGAAATGTTGCCGATTGTTGACAAACCAACCATCCAGTACATCATCGAAGAGGCTGTCGAAGCAGGCATTGAGGACATCATTATCGTCACCGGTAAAGGTAAGCGAGCCATTGAAGACCATTTTGACAGTTCGGTTGAATTGGAAGAGTTGTTGCTCTCGAAGCAAAAATACGGATTGCTTGAGGATATCCGTTCCATTAGCGATCTCGCCAACATTCACTACATCCGCCAACCGCGCCCGCTAGGCCTTGGTCATGCTATTTGGTGTGCCCGGCGCTTCATCGGCGATGAGCCATTTGCAGTCTTACTCGGTGACGACATTGTCCGAAACGGTGCGCCAAGTCTACGCAAGATGACGGAGTTGTGCCAGGAAAGTCATGGTTCAATCCTTGGTGTACGCGATGTTCCTCTGGAACAGGTCTCACGCTATGGTATCGTGGCCGGCACGCCCTCAAAGAGTGGCACGATTCACGTGAACGATCTCGTTGAAAAACCCGCCCCGAAAGATGCCCCATCGACGATGGCCATCATCGGACGGTACGTCCTGACGCCTGAAATCTTTGATTACCTTGAGAAGGGGAAGATTGGTGTCGGTGGCGAGATTCAGTTGACGGATGCCCTTGTCGAACTCAACCAGGCCCAACCAATGCTTGCCTACCGGTACGGCGGTGACAGGTTCGACGTCGGTGAGAAATTCGGTTTCATCGAGGCTACACTCGAGTTCGCACTCGAAAAGCCCGAGTTGCGGGATCAGGTTCTGCAACTTATGGAAGACTTGCTGCACCGTACAAAGGTGACCCGGTAA